A single window of Methylomarinum sp. Ch1-1 DNA harbors:
- a CDS encoding CheR family methyltransferase: MKENLREFPYTWDDFNVLRKLSNEHSGILVPDDKFDMFYSRLSKRVRKLGVPDFEHYCRFLQAHPDREFGEFINAITTNLTSFFRERHHFDYLQEQLLPKLLKEKKAEKQVRVWSAGCSSGEEPYSIAMALAERLPGDWTVKILATDLDTQVLRAAADGVYTMDRVAALPRQRLQRWFRKGTGRNADKVKVKEELQRMIHFKQLNLMKEWPLKGPFDFIFCRNVLIYFDRTTKESLANRFGALMPAGAHLFIGHSESLHALETGFKLIGNTIYRKIQ; the protein is encoded by the coding sequence GTGAAAGAGAACTTGCGAGAATTCCCCTATACTTGGGACGATTTTAATGTGCTCAGGAAATTATCCAATGAGCATTCCGGCATTTTGGTCCCGGATGACAAATTCGACATGTTTTATTCACGCCTCTCGAAACGCGTGCGTAAGCTGGGTGTGCCTGATTTCGAGCATTATTGTCGATTTTTGCAGGCTCATCCCGATCGCGAGTTTGGCGAATTCATCAATGCGATTACGACTAACCTGACCTCTTTTTTTCGGGAGCGGCATCATTTCGATTATCTGCAAGAACAGCTGCTTCCGAAGCTGTTGAAAGAAAAAAAGGCCGAAAAACAAGTCAGGGTTTGGTCCGCCGGTTGCTCCAGTGGAGAGGAGCCGTATTCCATCGCCATGGCGCTGGCCGAGCGCTTACCGGGCGATTGGACGGTCAAAATACTGGCGACCGACCTCGATACTCAGGTATTGCGGGCCGCCGCCGATGGCGTTTATACGATGGATCGGGTCGCGGCGTTGCCGCGTCAACGTCTGCAACGATGGTTCAGAAAAGGAACGGGAAGGAATGCTGACAAGGTGAAGGTGAAAGAGGAGCTGCAGCGGATGATTCACTTTAAGCAACTGAATTTGATGAAGGAGTGGCCGCTAAAAGGACCCTTCGATTTCATTTTTTGTCGCAATGTATTGATTTATTTCGATCGGACGACCAAGGAATCGTTAGCGAACCGGTTTGGCGCTTTAATGCCGGCCGGCGCTCATCTATTCATCGGCCATTCCGAGTCTTTGCATGCCCTTGAGACCGGTTTCAAACTGATCGGCAATACCATCTATCGTAAAATCCAATAG
- the cheD gene encoding chemoreceptor glutamine deamidase CheD: MTAAKLLPGEYYVTRDDELITTVLGSCISACIRDRELAIGGMNHFMLPETSVERLTGGDEAVVGTATRYGNYAMEHLINSILRYGGKRKNLEVKLFGGGKIIPTLGDVGQRNIDFVLEYIDTEALKLVSRDLGDIYPRKVNYYPRTGRVRVKKIKDLHNDTIVNRERQYRSAIKDIPVEGEVELF; this comes from the coding sequence ATGACGGCGGCTAAATTGTTGCCCGGTGAATACTATGTCACCCGCGACGATGAGTTGATCACGACGGTATTGGGTTCCTGCATTTCCGCCTGTATCAGGGACCGCGAATTGGCCATCGGCGGTATGAACCACTTCATGCTGCCGGAAACATCGGTAGAGCGCTTGACAGGCGGCGATGAAGCGGTCGTCGGCACTGCGACGCGCTATGGTAATTATGCGATGGAGCATTTAATCAACAGCATTCTACGTTATGGCGGTAAGCGTAAAAATCTCGAGGTTAAGTTGTTTGGCGGGGGTAAAATTATTCCGACCTTAGGCGATGTGGGGCAAAGGAATATCGATTTTGTTCTAGAATATATCGATACCGAAGCGCTTAAGCTGGTGTCCCGTGATTTAGGCGACATCTATCCCCGCAAGGTCAATTATTATCCCCGTACAGGACGGGTCAGGGTTAAGAAGATCAAAGACTTGCATAATGACACCATCGTCAATAGAGAAAGACAGTATCGCTCGGCGATTAAGGATATCCCGGTCGAGGGCGAAGTGGAATTATTCTAA
- a CDS encoding protein-glutamate methylesterase/protein-glutamine glutaminase, translating to MEKIKILIIDDSALIRKMLTEIFNSSGELEVVGTAADPYVARTKIKQLNPDVLTLDVEMPRMDGLTFLRNLMRLRPMPVVMISTLTEKGAEVTLNALQLGAVDFVSKPKIDVANSLQDYAEEIIAKVKAAAKAHVRTLTPAPKRQVSAALHSGRHSVDAVLRPSAGKKHFATTDKLIVFGSSTGGTEALKNVVANLPADTPPIVVTQHLPAAFSASFAKHVDEASAMNACLAVDGQQILPGNIYIAPGDRHLLVTRDGARYICRLNDGLPVNRHKPSVDVLFRSAAQNVGSNAIGVMLTGMGTDGAVAMKEMSDAGSINIVQDEASSVVWGMPGEAYRLGAAHHVLALDKIAEQLLTLL from the coding sequence ATGGAAAAAATCAAGATATTAATCATTGATGACTCGGCCTTAATCAGAAAAATGCTGACCGAGATTTTTAACTCGTCGGGTGAGCTGGAAGTGGTCGGTACGGCGGCGGATCCCTATGTCGCGAGAACGAAAATCAAACAGCTAAATCCCGATGTATTAACGTTGGATGTCGAAATGCCGCGGATGGATGGTTTGACTTTTCTGCGCAATCTGATGCGCTTACGGCCGATGCCGGTGGTGATGATTTCGACGTTGACCGAGAAAGGCGCCGAAGTCACCTTGAATGCCTTGCAATTAGGCGCGGTGGATTTTGTATCCAAGCCGAAGATCGATGTGGCTAATTCCCTGCAGGATTATGCCGAGGAGATCATCGCCAAGGTCAAGGCGGCGGCCAAGGCCCATGTCCGAACGCTGACGCCAGCGCCAAAACGTCAAGTGAGCGCTGCGCTTCATTCCGGAAGACACTCGGTCGATGCGGTGCTGAGACCGTCGGCAGGCAAAAAACACTTCGCCACCACCGATAAGCTCATCGTCTTCGGTTCTTCCACCGGCGGCACCGAGGCGCTTAAAAATGTCGTGGCGAATTTGCCGGCGGACACGCCGCCTATCGTGGTGACTCAGCATTTACCGGCGGCCTTCAGCGCCTCTTTCGCCAAGCATGTCGACGAGGCGAGCGCGATGAACGCCTGCCTCGCCGTGGACGGTCAACAGATCTTGCCGGGCAATATCTATATTGCTCCCGGCGATCGGCATTTATTGGTGACTCGAGATGGCGCGCGCTATATTTGTCGTCTCAATGACGGTCTACCGGTCAATCGGCATAAACCGTCTGTCGACGTGCTGTTTCGCTCGGCGGCGCAGAATGTCGGCAGCAATGCGATAGGCGTGATGCTGACCGGCATGGGGACCGATGGCGCGGTGGCTATGAAGGAAATGAGCGATGCCGGCAGCATCAATATCGTCCAGGATGAAGCCAGCAGCGTCGTGTGGGGAATGCCCGGCGAGGCCTATAGGCTGGGGGCGGCTCACCATGTATTGGCGCTGGATAAAATAGCCGAGCAATTATTGACTTTACTCTGA
- a CDS encoding methyl-accepting chemotaxis protein, which yields MKELIKTNGLCISTTIAVLLLSFVISVETAFWLGVPLMAIIWLASNFNKERLAKQDKETGNDYERLDEAIDAYVGELEQCIGQEVDNFQQELLQLKSVVADAVVTMSNSFNGLHSLTEGQSNIVYSLVSDFGDTSDNDGEGLNFKEFAEETDDVLGFFIDHIVQISKQSMQMVSVIHDVGEHMGQVEKLLSDVQGIADQTNLLALNAAIEAARAGEAGRGFAVVADEVRNLSKNSDKFSEEIRMVVNASKNNIDVAQSMIEKMASKDMNLTINSKANIDKMMTEIAAMNQSIADKLSQVSSLNMQIDSTVNDAVRGLQFEDMARQIVEYLQFSTQHFQAMADEMRIGLGVFKTGDGQRWINELREGTQRLHEMKNQWQVREKKTVTQSAMDEGEVELF from the coding sequence ATGAAAGAATTAATAAAAACGAACGGCCTTTGTATTTCGACCACCATTGCTGTACTGTTATTGAGTTTTGTCATCAGTGTGGAAACGGCATTTTGGCTCGGCGTGCCGTTGATGGCGATAATATGGTTGGCGAGTAATTTTAATAAGGAAAGGTTGGCCAAGCAGGATAAGGAAACGGGCAACGATTATGAGCGTCTGGATGAGGCTATCGACGCCTATGTCGGCGAATTGGAGCAATGCATCGGCCAGGAAGTCGATAATTTCCAGCAAGAACTCCTACAGCTAAAATCGGTTGTCGCCGATGCCGTCGTCACGATGTCGAACAGTTTTAATGGTTTGCATTCGCTGACCGAAGGGCAGTCCAATATCGTTTATTCGCTGGTGTCGGATTTTGGCGATACCAGCGATAACGATGGAGAAGGACTCAATTTCAAGGAATTTGCCGAGGAAACCGATGATGTGTTGGGCTTTTTTATCGATCATATCGTGCAAATCAGTAAACAAAGCATGCAAATGGTCAGCGTGATTCATGATGTCGGCGAGCATATGGGCCAAGTGGAGAAATTATTGAGTGATGTTCAGGGCATCGCGGATCAAACCAATCTGTTGGCCTTGAATGCCGCCATCGAAGCGGCCAGAGCCGGCGAAGCGGGGCGCGGTTTTGCCGTGGTAGCCGACGAGGTGCGCAATTTGTCGAAAAATTCCGATAAATTCAGTGAGGAAATCAGGATGGTGGTGAATGCTTCGAAAAACAATATCGATGTGGCCCAGTCGATGATCGAAAAAATGGCCTCCAAGGATATGAATCTGACCATTAACTCGAAAGCCAATATCGATAAAATGATGACCGAGATTGCGGCGATGAATCAATCGATTGCCGATAAATTGAGTCAAGTTTCCAGCCTCAATATGCAGATCGATAGCACCGTTAACGATGCGGTTCGGGGACTACAGTTTGAGGATATGGCCAGACAAATTGTTGAGTATCTACAATTCAGCACGCAGCACTTTCAGGCCATGGCCGATGAAATGCGCATCGGCTTAGGGGTATTCAAGACCGGCGATGGTCAGCGATGGATTAATGAATTGCGGGAAGGAACGCAGCGCTTGCATGAAATGAAAAATCAATGGCAAGTAAGAGAAAAAAAGACCGTCACTCAGTCTGCGATGGATGAAGGTGAAGTGGAATTATTTTGA
- a CDS encoding STAS domain-containing protein: MGVTTKLDSNTGTLHIEVSGRFDFGVHQQFRDATNLTDDKINVIEVNLAQTDYLDSSALGMLLVLRDRLGENRNAVRIKNAKPEVRKILEIANFDKLFTLV; this comes from the coding sequence ATGGGCGTAACGACGAAACTTGATTCCAATACTGGCACTTTGCACATTGAGGTCAGCGGCCGCTTTGATTTCGGTGTCCATCAACAATTTCGCGATGCGACAAACCTGACCGATGACAAGATTAATGTAATCGAGGTGAATTTGGCGCAAACCGACTATTTGGATAGTTCGGCGCTGGGCATGTTGCTGGTATTGCGTGATAGGCTCGGTGAAAACAGAAATGCGGTAAGGATAAAAAATGCCAAGCCGGAAGTCAGAAAAATTCTGGAAATCGCCAACTTTGATAAATTGTTCACGTTGGTTTGA
- a CDS encoding AI-2E family transporter, giving the protein MTTQTDFSNLTFIRDFFHRFLPNSQAIVLAVILIVGSLLIYALSGLLMPVFASVVLAYLLEGLVAKAERKKLPRLPAVYLVFSGFMAILGFMIFVLMPMVSGQAVQLVQNIPEIVKSAQTEIMNLPVMYPQFISESRIREIMFTVQRELLKYGQDVISSSASSVLGIATTIVYLFLVPFMVFFFLKDKKLILDWFIQFLPRDRHLTVRVWNEVDVQIGNYVRGKFVEVFILWFVSYIAYSTLGLNYAMLLAVLMGLSVVIPYVGATLVTFPVLAVAYIQWGVTSDQFMYVVIVYSVIQALDGVVLVPLLFSEAVNLHPVAIIVAIFFFGGLWGFWGVFFAIPLATLVKAVLTAWPRIEDKHMSSNL; this is encoded by the coding sequence ATGACTACACAAACTGATTTCTCCAATCTGACTTTTATCCGCGACTTTTTTCATCGTTTTTTGCCTAATTCCCAGGCGATCGTCTTGGCGGTAATCCTGATTGTCGGCTCCTTGCTGATTTACGCCTTATCAGGCTTGTTAATGCCGGTGTTTGCTTCCGTCGTTCTGGCTTATTTGCTGGAAGGCTTGGTGGCAAAAGCGGAACGGAAAAAACTGCCGCGGTTACCGGCCGTGTATTTGGTGTTTTCGGGCTTTATGGCGATTCTGGGTTTCATGATTTTTGTGTTGATGCCGATGGTTTCCGGTCAGGCGGTGCAATTGGTGCAGAACATTCCGGAAATCGTCAAAAGCGCGCAAACGGAGATCATGAATTTGCCGGTCATGTATCCGCAATTTATTTCCGAAAGCAGAATCAGGGAAATCATGTTTACGGTACAACGAGAGTTATTGAAATATGGTCAGGACGTGATCTCCAGTTCGGCTTCCTCGGTGCTCGGGATTGCCACGACCATCGTTTATTTGTTCCTGGTGCCGTTTATGGTGTTTTTCTTCTTAAAAGATAAAAAACTGATATTGGACTGGTTTATACAGTTCTTGCCCAGGGACCGTCATTTGACGGTTCGGGTTTGGAATGAGGTCGATGTGCAGATCGGTAATTATGTCAGGGGGAAGTTTGTCGAGGTCTTCATCCTCTGGTTTGTTAGTTATATCGCTTATTCGACGCTGGGGCTGAATTATGCGATGCTGCTGGCCGTGCTGATGGGGCTTTCGGTGGTGATCCCCTATGTTGGGGCGACCTTGGTGACCTTTCCAGTGCTTGCGGTGGCCTATATCCAATGGGGGGTGACCAGCGATCAATTCATGTATGTGGTGATTGTCTATTCAGTGATACAGGCGCTGGACGGCGTGGTGTTGGTGCCGTTGCTGTTTTCCGAAGCGGTTAATTTGCATCCGGTGGCGATCATCGTCGCGATTTTTTTCTTTGGCGGCTTATGGGGATTTTGGGGGGTGTTTTTCGCCATTCCGTTGGCGACGCTGGTTAAGGCCGTGCTGACCGCTTGGCCGCGTATCGAGGACAAGCATATGTCCAGCAATTTATAG
- a CDS encoding PhoH family protein, producing MNLESSDNKKLFVLDTNVLMHDPTSIFHFQEHNIFIPMVVLEELDRTKRGLSDVSRNVRQVSRFLDELIHGADRQSITDGLPLSRIEHGPNTESSFDGRLYFQTRQLNDSLPASMPGHIADNSILSVVLALTKEHPSTNIILVSKDINMRIKAAALELNAEDYHSDQTLEDIDLLYSGAQGLSDDFWEVHGSKMESWLNNGRTFYKLNGPLVADWYPNQYLYMENESNFEAIVRTCDGETATLELLRDYRSKHNNIWGISAKNREQNFALNVLLDPDIDFVTLLGTAGTGKTLLALAAGLTMTMEHKLYQEIVMTRQTVPVGEDIGFLPGSEEEKMAPWMGALMDNLELLGSRSGNNEWEQGASHNILMNRVKIRSLNFMRGRTFLNRYLIIDEAQNLTPKQMKTLITRSGPGSKVICIGNLGQIDTPYLTATTSGLTYVVDRFKSWQNSAHITLRRGERSRLADYASEIL from the coding sequence ATGAATTTAGAGTCATCGGACAATAAAAAACTGTTTGTTCTTGATACCAATGTGTTGATGCATGATCCCACTTCAATTTTTCATTTCCAGGAACATAATATTTTCATTCCGATGGTTGTTCTGGAAGAGCTGGATCGCACCAAGCGCGGCCTCTCCGATGTCTCCAGAAACGTGCGTCAGGTCAGCCGCTTTCTCGATGAACTGATCCATGGCGCCGATCGCCAATCGATAACCGATGGCTTGCCTTTGTCCCGTATCGAACATGGCCCGAATACCGAATCGTCGTTTGACGGCCGCCTCTACTTCCAGACCCGCCAGCTAAATGACTCACTGCCTGCGAGCATGCCGGGCCATATCGCCGACAATTCGATTTTATCGGTCGTGCTGGCGTTGACTAAAGAACATCCCAGCACCAATATTATCTTGGTGTCAAAAGACATCAATATGCGCATCAAAGCCGCAGCGCTGGAACTGAACGCCGAAGACTATCACAGTGATCAAACGCTGGAGGATATCGATCTGCTCTATAGCGGCGCCCAGGGCTTGAGCGATGACTTCTGGGAAGTACACGGCTCGAAAATGGAATCCTGGCTAAACAATGGCCGCACCTTCTATAAGCTCAATGGCCCCCTGGTGGCCGACTGGTATCCGAACCAGTACTTGTACATGGAAAATGAATCCAACTTTGAAGCCATCGTCAGGACCTGCGATGGCGAAACAGCGACGTTGGAGTTGCTTCGCGACTATCGCAGCAAACATAACAATATCTGGGGAATCAGCGCCAAGAATCGCGAACAGAATTTCGCCCTCAATGTGCTACTCGACCCCGATATTGATTTCGTCACCCTATTGGGAACCGCTGGCACCGGTAAGACATTGCTGGCGCTGGCCGCCGGCCTAACCATGACCATGGAACATAAACTCTATCAGGAAATCGTCATGACCCGGCAAACCGTGCCGGTGGGTGAAGACATCGGCTTTTTGCCAGGCAGCGAGGAAGAAAAAATGGCGCCCTGGATGGGCGCATTAATGGATAATTTGGAGCTGCTGGGCAGCCGTTCCGGCAACAACGAATGGGAACAAGGCGCCAGTCATAATATCCTGATGAACCGGGTTAAAATCCGTTCACTGAATTTTATGCGCGGCCGGACATTTTTGAATCGTTACCTGATCATCGATGAGGCGCAAAACCTAACTCCCAAGCAGATGAAAACCCTGATCACCCGCTCAGGGCCCGGCAGCAAGGTGATCTGCATCGGCAATCTGGGGCAAATTGACACGCCCTACCTTACCGCAACGACGTCAGGCCTGACCTATGTCGTCGACCGTTTCAAAAGCTGGCAAAACAGCGCGCATATTACCCTGCGTCGCGGCGAGCGTTCGCGCCTAGCCGACTACGCCTCGGAAATACTATAA
- a CDS encoding peroxiredoxin, whose product MTMININETVPDFEAPATGDKTFKLSDYRGKKVVLYFYPKDNTPGCTQEGRDFRDNIEKFNDLNTVILGVSRDSVKVHEGFKCKQEFPFDLLSDKEEQLCQLFDVIKMKNMYGKQVRGIERSTFLIDEQGVLVHEWRKVKVKTHIEEILQKLNELS is encoded by the coding sequence ATGACGATGATCAACATTAACGAAACCGTACCCGATTTTGAAGCCCCCGCGACCGGCGATAAAACCTTCAAACTTTCCGACTATCGTGGCAAAAAAGTGGTCCTATATTTTTATCCCAAGGACAACACCCCGGGCTGCACCCAGGAAGGCCGTGATTTTCGCGATAACATCGAAAAATTCAATGACTTGAATACCGTCATCCTAGGCGTCTCCAGAGACAGCGTCAAGGTTCACGAAGGCTTCAAATGCAAACAAGAATTTCCTTTCGATTTGCTCTCGGACAAGGAAGAACAACTGTGCCAATTATTCGATGTCATCAAGATGAAAAACATGTATGGCAAGCAAGTCAGAGGCATAGAACGCAGCACCTTTCTGATCGACGAACAAGGCGTACTGGTTCATGAATGGCGCAAAGTAAAAGTAAAGACGCATATCGAAGAAATTTTGCAAAAACTCAACGAACTGTCCTGA
- a CDS encoding glycine cleavage system protein R gives MQLAITALGTKTTLYLAEVLSAISNCKCNVVELRTSQLATTSAAYLLIEGNWNHIAKLENILDGLQDRLGIQFQSMRPETTKSASDGIPYSLETLSLYRNDVIQDITAFLMNRDIGIEEISASRYLAPYCQSPIFSTRFILTIPPEIRLLSLREEFLDFCDNLNLDAILEPIKR, from the coding sequence ATGCAACTGGCAATTACCGCGTTAGGCACAAAAACGACCCTTTATTTGGCCGAAGTTTTATCGGCAATCAGCAATTGTAAATGTAATGTCGTAGAACTAAGAACCTCTCAATTGGCCACCACCTCTGCCGCTTATCTGCTCATTGAAGGCAATTGGAATCATATTGCCAAACTGGAAAATATTTTAGACGGTTTACAGGACCGCCTCGGCATTCAATTCCAATCGATGAGACCGGAGACCACTAAATCCGCTAGCGATGGCATTCCCTATTCCCTAGAAACCTTGTCCTTATACCGCAATGACGTGATCCAGGATATCACTGCATTTTTAATGAACCGCGACATCGGTATCGAAGAAATTTCCGCCAGCCGCTACCTGGCTCCCTATTGCCAAAGCCCAATTTTTTCAACTCGCTTCATCCTCACCATTCCCCCGGAGATCCGTTTACTCTCGTTACGAGAAGAATTCCTCGATTTTTGCGACAATCTCAATCTGGACGCTATTTTGGAACCCATTAAACGCTAA
- a CDS encoding SPOR domain-containing protein has product MADSSENNKTETNKLVDDFDSMLDESEKSTDRSDELIDDEDAIDRLLMDNAFDSPIDEEEDEFAEIDELIGDGANESPPSQFDDGEEEVDEFADDEPFVELDGGKEQTPEDAGIDEFAEQQFDDELAAQVEDADEFAQQDEPSDQTENTEVEQDFMLSDFDISADEAEVEEDWADQEEQGGVDAADSETKQAPLNEKAESDAAIAAIHTQLAALQSAQEMFRQQLAAIEHKEGKAVALTEEMDELSGGQKKMSRKVAALEQQKPVFAYAALAVAILALLLGGGLGIVGFSANSRTADLSQALISLEEQVDAWIARDNNSDQLNSVSVRLDRMDSEVARYSAQITELNKQMQALQGSSGGESLDNQLTQLAERNMQTGAVLEALQQKVDELESKNIAAVKKTPKKAPVVKQNWVVNLVSFKQQWYAKRKAAEFEKQGVPVEVMNVEVKGEDWFRLRVTGFQSKYKAAAYAAKVKKTLNLSSVWVTKDG; this is encoded by the coding sequence ATGGCTGACTCTTCCGAAAATAACAAAACTGAAACAAACAAGCTAGTCGATGACTTCGATTCAATGTTGGATGAATCTGAAAAATCGACGGATCGCTCCGATGAATTGATCGATGATGAAGACGCAATCGATCGTCTGTTAATGGATAATGCCTTTGATAGCCCGATCGATGAAGAAGAGGACGAATTTGCCGAAATCGATGAGCTGATCGGTGACGGCGCCAACGAGAGCCCACCCTCTCAGTTCGATGACGGGGAAGAGGAAGTGGATGAGTTTGCCGATGATGAGCCGTTTGTGGAACTGGATGGCGGAAAGGAACAAACGCCGGAAGATGCTGGCATCGATGAATTCGCCGAGCAGCAATTCGATGATGAACTAGCAGCGCAGGTAGAGGACGCGGATGAATTTGCTCAACAGGATGAGCCGTCCGATCAGACGGAAAATACCGAGGTTGAGCAGGACTTCATGCTGTCCGATTTTGATATTTCGGCGGATGAGGCGGAGGTTGAAGAGGACTGGGCGGATCAGGAAGAGCAGGGCGGCGTTGATGCCGCCGACTCTGAGACAAAACAAGCGCCGCTTAACGAAAAAGCCGAGAGCGACGCCGCCATCGCCGCCATCCATACGCAACTGGCTGCGTTACAAAGCGCTCAGGAAATGTTCAGGCAACAATTGGCAGCGATCGAGCATAAAGAGGGCAAGGCGGTTGCCCTGACTGAAGAAATGGACGAGCTCAGTGGTGGACAGAAAAAAATGTCGCGCAAGGTTGCGGCGTTGGAGCAGCAAAAGCCGGTATTTGCCTATGCCGCATTAGCCGTCGCCATCCTTGCGTTGCTGCTGGGGGGGGGCTTGGGTATCGTCGGCTTCTCCGCCAATTCCAGGACCGCCGATTTGTCACAGGCCTTGATCAGCCTGGAAGAACAAGTCGATGCCTGGATTGCGAGGGATAATAACAGCGATCAGTTGAATTCGGTGAGTGTTCGTTTGGATCGTATGGATAGCGAGGTCGCCCGTTATTCTGCGCAAATAACCGAGCTGAACAAGCAGATGCAGGCGTTGCAAGGCAGTTCTGGCGGTGAATCTCTAGACAATCAATTAACTCAGTTGGCCGAACGCAATATGCAAACTGGGGCGGTGCTTGAGGCGCTGCAACAAAAAGTCGACGAGCTGGAAAGCAAAAACATCGCGGCGGTGAAAAAAACGCCTAAAAAAGCCCCAGTCGTCAAACAAAACTGGGTCGTTAACCTGGTTTCGTTCAAACAGCAGTGGTATGCCAAACGCAAGGCGGCGGAATTCGAAAAACAAGGCGTTCCGGTTGAAGTGATGAACGTTGAGGTTAAAGGAGAAGACTGGTTTCGCTTGCGGGTGACAGGTTTTCAGAGCAAATATAAGGCCGCCGCTTATGCCGCGAAGGTTAAAAAAACGCTGAATTTAAGTTCCGTTTGGGTCACTAAAGACGGTTAA